GTTTGTCACTATATATAAATCATACTCACTTTGAATTTGATTTATAAATTCAAATGCACCTTGCATGAGTTGGTTTCCTTCTTCTAAGTAGCTACGATAATTATTTTCGAATAATATCCCATCTACTTCTTCCCCGTACTCTTTAAACAAAATCGAAAATCGTGTATTTACGACTTCATCACGGTTTATTTCACCTTCTTCAAAAGCATCCCAAAGGCTTTTATTAACTTTTTTATACTGCGCTTCAACCTCGCTAGTTAAAGGAATCCCTTTCTCTTCAAAGAGCATACGTAACGCCACTTTCTCCGCCTTCTGAAAATCTAACAATGTATCATCTACATCAAATAGCAATGTTTTATATTTTTTCATAAACCCCTCACACTCCCTTTTCTACAAAAACAAATTTACATAAATCGTATCATTCTTCCTTGTAAAAATAATAGGAGATATCTCATACTACAAACAGGGGTGAAAATATGAAAATCAGTAAAAATGAGAAAGAAATTTA
This genomic interval from Bacillus cereus contains the following:
- a CDS encoding YjjG family noncanonical pyrimidine nucleotidase, producing the protein MKKYKTLLFDVDDTLLDFQKAEKVALRMLFEEKGIPLTSEVEAQYKKVNKSLWDAFEEGEINRDEVVNTRFSILFKEYGEEVDGILFENNYRSYLEEGNQLMQGAFEFINQIQSEYDLYIVTNGISKTQDKRLRNAGLHSLFKDIFVSEDTGFQKPLKEYFDYVFERIPNFAFEEGLIIGDSLSADIKGGYVAGIDTCWFNPEKKPNNSEIVPTYEVHSFEELYALLKQRV